ATTCGAGGCGTCTGTGTCGACTGCCTATAGCGCGATGGATATTGTTGTAATTCCCAGTATGGTAGAGGAAGGCTTTGGTCTGACGGCACTGGAAGGGTTGGTTTACGGCAAGCCTGTTGTAGCCTTTGCGCAGGGCGGATTGGTCGAATTGATGGAGGCGACCGGAAATACGGATTTTTTGGTGGAGCCGGGGAACAGCGACATGCTCGCGCAAAAAGTGGGCTATCTGCTCGATCATCCCGAAGAAATAGAACGAATTGGGATACGTAATAACAGCGCGGCTACGCGTGTTTACGGACCCGATTCCTATCGAGGCAACTTGCATCTCATGGTTAGTCAATGGGTGTGTCATCATCCACATTGGTTTCCGCTGATTCAGCAGCCGGGTGGACCTGTATGGACGAGGGAAGGCGAAGGGCTGCGTCCGGTCATCGCTATACCCGAGGCGTTTACCAGCACAATTCGAGAATTTCCCGAATCGGTGATTTGTCAGCTGCCTGTGCTGGGGCTGCCGCCAATCGAATATGCGGCTATTCAAGGCTTGCCGCAACCAGTTCCTCCTTTGCCTGAGTCACAGCCAGAACCGCGCCGCAGCAAGCGCAGCATGCGTGCAAGATGGCCGAAGGGCCGCAGGCATATCAGACTGCGTAATCGCAGGAGCCGTAAGCTTAGCAGTGGCAGCAACGGCAGGGGCCGTCGCAAGAGCACTCGCGGATCCTCAATGTCGCCGAAGCTCAAGCGAAAATTCAAGCTTAAGCTACGGCGGCGACACGCACATAAGCGGAAGCGAGCCACGCTTAAGACTGGACGGCGTACAAGACAACGGTCCGGGTGAACGTACACCGGGCCGTTGAACTGAACGTTTAACTGGAGCATATCCAGTCAGCTGAATGAATCTCATCCATTGAACTCCACAGCTTAATGAAACAACGACAGCAAAGGTGGGTTCCAAAATCATGAAAATATTGACCGTGCTCGGCACAAGACCGGAAATTATACGGCTCAGCCTGATCATTCCGAAGCTGGACCGCTATGCAGATGAACATGTGCTTGTGCATACGGGCCAAAATTACACGGAAAGCCTGAGCGGGCAATTCTTCCGTGAACTGGGTCTGCGTACCCCGGATTATGTGCTTCAGGAGAAGGCGGGGACGCTGGGCAAACAGCTGTCTGCCATGTATTCGCAGATGGAGGACATTTTAAACAAGGAACGCCCGGATTATGTGCTGCTGCTTGGTGATACAAACAGTGCTTTATGTGCTTTGCTTGCAGAACGCATGGGCTACCCGGTCGTGCATATGGAGGCAGGGAACCGCTGCTATGACCTGGATGTGCCGGAGGAGAAGAACCGCCGCGTCATTGACGCCATTTCTACGATTAATATGCCGTATACGGAGCAAAGCAAGCAGCATCTCATACGGGAGGGCTTTCCGAGTCAACGAATTGTACTGACGGGGAATCCGATCTACGAAGTGATGCAGCATTATGAGAAAGAGGTGTCTGGCAGCAACATCTTGAATACGCTCGGACTGTCGCCGGGGGAATATTTCCTGGTTACTGCCCACAGAGCTGAAAATGTCGACCATCCGCCGCATTTGCTGGCTATTTTGGATGGTCTTAACCGGGTAGCCCGGCAATCCGGGCAGCGGGTCATTTGCAGTATTCATCCTCGCACCGCCGCCCGAATTGCAAGCCATCCGCCGATCCAGCTTGATCCGCTGGTGGAATTCCACCAACCGTTCGGATTTTTTGACTTCGTGCTGCTGGAGCGGCATGCCCGCTGCGCTTTAACGGACAGCGGCACCGTACAGGAGGAATGCTGCATCATGGGCGTGCCGACGGTCACGATGCGCTGGACGACAGAACGACCGGAAACGGTGGATTGCGGTAGCAATATCGTATCCGGGCTGAGTGGCGAGGTTATAGCGAACGCAGTAGCCTTGATGACCGGGATGCCTCATCAATGGCAGTGTCCAGCAGGTTATCTGGCGGAGGATGTGTCGGATAAAGTAGTTAAATTTCTGCTTGGAGGGAAACGGCATGTTTGAAAACCAACGTATCTTGGTTACCGGTGGTACCGGCTCCTGGGGGCATGAACTGGTTGCCCAGCTACTGCCGCGTAACCCCAAAGAGGTCATTATCTATTCACGAGGAGAATCGAACCAGGTTGCCATGAACAGGCAGTTTGAGGATGAACGACTCAGCTTCTGTATTGGAGATATTCGGGATAAGGAAGCGCTGGTTACTGCTTGTCAGGGTGTGGACTATGTGTTTCACTTGGCGGCTCTCAAACATGTGCCTGTCTGCGAGGATCAGCCTTATGAAGCACTCAAAACCAATGTTGTGGGCACCCAAAACGTGATCGAGGCCGCTGTTGCCAATCAAGTGAAGAAAGTTATTTATATATCGACTGACAAGGCCGCAAATCCGTCCAATTTTTACGGTATGACGAAGGCGATTGGAGAAAAACTGATTGTTTACGCCAATCTGCTGAATAGCGACACACACTTCGTGACAGTGCGCGGCGGCAACGTATTGGGTACAAACGGAAGCGTGGTGCATCTGTTTCAGAGCCAGATTCGCCAAAAGGGCAAGGTTTTTATCACAGATATGAAAATGACCCGCTTTTTTCTGACCTTGCGTGATGCGATCAGTCTTCTGTTCAAAGCTTCGGTTGAAAGCATCGGTGGGGAAATTTTTATCATGACCATGCCAACCTGTCGTATTGTGGATCTGGCTGAGGTGCTCATTGAAGATTCCGGCGTGGAAAATGTAGAAATTGTAGAACAAGGTGTCCGTCCCGGCGAGAAAATCCATGAGATTTTGATGAGTGACTTTGAAAGCCTGACGACGGTTGTGTATGACGAGCAATATTTGATCATTCTCCCAACGCTGAACATTCCTCAATTAAAAGACCGCTATAATCAGTGCCCTCCGGTGTCATTCAGCAGCTTTAGCTCGGAGTTCAATCTGATGTCGAAAGAGGAAATTCGAAGCATCCTCCAGCGCGGGGGGTTCATTAAATGAAACTGCTTATTTTGGGCGGTAACGGTATGGCAGGCCATGTCCTGGTCGATTATTTTCAGAATCAGGACGGGTATAACGTCTTCTACACTACCCGTGATCCCGAAAATAAAGGCGGTTTGCTGCTGGATGTAAGGGACAGCTTTATGGTGGAGCAACTAGTGCGGAGTGTGCGGCCAGACGTCATCATTAATGCGGTGGGCGTACTGAATCAGTATGCCGGGGAGGATCAGATTGCAGCCTACCAAATCAATGGACTGCTGCCGCATCTTCTCCGACGGACGGCGGACGGCATCGGTGCCCATCTCATTCATATCAGTACGGATTGCGTATTTGAGGGAAAGCGGGTGCCTGGTTTATATAAGGAAATGGATCAGACTGATGGGACAAGCGCCTATGCTGTGACGAAAATACTCGGAGAGGTAAAGGCGGCAGGCCATCTGACCATTCGGACTTCTATTGTCGGCCCGGAAATTCGGCCGGGAGGCATTGGTCTGCTACACTGGTTCTTGCAGCAGAGCGGAGATGTTGACGGGTATCGCCGTGTCTTTTGGAACGGGGTCACAACATTGGAATTGGCTAAAGCGATACGGGTGCTTATGAATGAGCCGCTGGACGGTCTCATTCATCTGGTTCACCCCGAACCGATCAGCAAGCATGATTTGCTGCTGCTGTTCAAAGACATCTGGAAGAGGGAGGATATTCGGATCGTGCCGAAAGATGAGCCGGTGCAGGATCGGACGCTTCGTTCTACCCGGGCCGATCTGCTCTACGATGTTCCTCACTACAGCATCATGCTGAAGGAGCTGCTGGAATGGACAGAAGCACAGCGGAACCGCGTCGGCCAGTCATAATCA
This DNA window, taken from Paenibacillus kribbensis, encodes the following:
- a CDS encoding dTDP-4-dehydrorhamnose reductase family protein gives rise to the protein MKLLILGGNGMAGHVLVDYFQNQDGYNVFYTTRDPENKGGLLLDVRDSFMVEQLVRSVRPDVIINAVGVLNQYAGEDQIAAYQINGLLPHLLRRTADGIGAHLIHISTDCVFEGKRVPGLYKEMDQTDGTSAYAVTKILGEVKAAGHLTIRTSIVGPEIRPGGIGLLHWFLQQSGDVDGYRRVFWNGVTTLELAKAIRVLMNEPLDGLIHLVHPEPISKHDLLLLFKDIWKREDIRIVPKDEPVQDRTLRSTRADLLYDVPHYSIMLKELLEWTEAQRNRVGQS
- a CDS encoding polysaccharide biosynthesis protein, whose translation is MFENQRILVTGGTGSWGHELVAQLLPRNPKEVIIYSRGESNQVAMNRQFEDERLSFCIGDIRDKEALVTACQGVDYVFHLAALKHVPVCEDQPYEALKTNVVGTQNVIEAAVANQVKKVIYISTDKAANPSNFYGMTKAIGEKLIVYANLLNSDTHFVTVRGGNVLGTNGSVVHLFQSQIRQKGKVFITDMKMTRFFLTLRDAISLLFKASVESIGGEIFIMTMPTCRIVDLAEVLIEDSGVENVEIVEQGVRPGEKIHEILMSDFESLTTVVYDEQYLIILPTLNIPQLKDRYNQCPPVSFSSFSSEFNLMSKEEIRSILQRGGFIK
- the wecB gene encoding non-hydrolyzing UDP-N-acetylglucosamine 2-epimerase; protein product: MKILTVLGTRPEIIRLSLIIPKLDRYADEHVLVHTGQNYTESLSGQFFRELGLRTPDYVLQEKAGTLGKQLSAMYSQMEDILNKERPDYVLLLGDTNSALCALLAERMGYPVVHMEAGNRCYDLDVPEEKNRRVIDAISTINMPYTEQSKQHLIREGFPSQRIVLTGNPIYEVMQHYEKEVSGSNILNTLGLSPGEYFLVTAHRAENVDHPPHLLAILDGLNRVARQSGQRVICSIHPRTAARIASHPPIQLDPLVEFHQPFGFFDFVLLERHARCALTDSGTVQEECCIMGVPTVTMRWTTERPETVDCGSNIVSGLSGEVIANAVALMTGMPHQWQCPAGYLAEDVSDKVVKFLLGGKRHV
- a CDS encoding glycosyltransferase family 4 protein — translated: MMLFSHVSNVRNITGAEKLLLQFCLGIRTYFDCILVTPGEGRLTSIARKRGITVQIQNLFMLHGMYTPYEGLAQDAENLRNHVAYAPLLQMLQQARPDVVLINTCVNVMPAMAAQELNIPVIWKITEVINQNEHTPVSVSIIERYSQWVIGISQAVMRPLHGGGLARPHTVLSPCRDMDMPPPKEHALERKRKREKLGLRDFHICIGYISSFINKAKGLLPFVQMALKLCETHSRCRFWIIGSPVDSEYYVECVTLIRQSRYSRRFQFNSFEASVSTAYSAMDIVVIPSMVEEGFGLTALEGLVYGKPVVAFAQGGLVELMEATGNTDFLVEPGNSDMLAQKVGYLLDHPEEIERIGIRNNSAATRVYGPDSYRGNLHLMVSQWVCHHPHWFPLIQQPGGPVWTREGEGLRPVIAIPEAFTSTIREFPESVICQLPVLGLPPIEYAAIQGLPQPVPPLPESQPEPRRSKRSMRARWPKGRRHIRLRNRRSRKLSSGSNGRGRRKSTRGSSMSPKLKRKFKLKLRRRHAHKRKRATLKTGRRTRQRSG